Proteins found in one [Synechococcus] sp. NIES-970 genomic segment:
- a CDS encoding transposase — MQQARVEFWEKVRQILAQDLIFIDESGINLAMRTTRARAEKGKRAYSSKPSKKGKNVSLVGALGLQGIIAHSSLIGATDRVTFEAFIYQKLVPQLWAGACVMMDNCSIHLGEMVRESIEAVGAKLIYLPPYSPDFSPIENCWSKVKNIMKRRTVGSYEELSEAIDEGFARVTPEDIRGWFTHCCYCTSEE; from the coding sequence GTGCAACAGGCCAGAGTCGAGTTTTGGGAGAAAGTAAGGCAGATTTTGGCCCAAGACCTGATATTCATCGATGAATCAGGCATTAATCTCGCAATGAGAACAACAAGAGCAAGGGCAGAGAAGGGGAAGCGGGCCTACAGTAGTAAGCCAAGCAAAAAAGGAAAAAATGTCTCACTGGTAGGAGCATTGGGCTTGCAGGGGATAATCGCCCACAGCAGCTTAATCGGAGCGACAGATAGGGTAACTTTTGAGGCGTTCATTTACCAGAAATTGGTGCCGCAGTTATGGGCAGGGGCCTGTGTGATGATGGATAACTGTTCGATTCATCTGGGAGAGATGGTGAGAGAGTCCATTGAGGCAGTGGGAGCAAAACTTATCTACTTACCGCCCTACTCACCAGATTTTTCTCCCATTGAGAACTGTTGGTCAAAGGTCAAAAACATCATGAAGCGCAGAACAGTGGGCAGCTATGAGGAGCTATCAGAGGCGATTGATGAAGGATTTGCAAGGGTGACACCTGAAGATATCAGAGGGTGGTTCACCCATTGCTGTTACTGTACCTCAGAAGAATAG
- a CDS encoding transposase: protein MPKAYSIDLRQKIVDAYDRGDISQRGLAKQFGVATSFVQKLLKQRRDTGSIRPQFRRGQIPPKLNEEHRKVLAALVKANNDATLAQLCAQLEAEIGIRVSITTMHKTLKQMNFSLKKNLLS, encoded by the coding sequence TTGCCTAAAGCCTACTCCATAGACCTCAGACAGAAAATTGTTGATGCCTATGACCGGGGGGATATCTCCCAACGTGGTCTCGCCAAGCAGTTCGGTGTCGCTACTAGTTTTGTCCAAAAACTCCTCAAACAACGACGTGATACTGGGTCTATCCGTCCACAATTTCGTCGGGGGCAGATTCCCCCTAAACTCAATGAAGAACACCGAAAGGTTCTGGCCGCTTTGGTGAAAGCCAACAATGATGCGACTCTGGCCCAACTATGTGCACAACTAGAAGCCGAGATTGGCATCCGGGTAAGCATCACCACCATGCATAAGACATTGAAGCAGATGAATTTTAGCCTTAAAAAAAACCTTTTATCCTGA